A genome region from Sebastes umbrosus isolate fSebUmb1 chromosome 22, fSebUmb1.pri, whole genome shotgun sequence includes the following:
- the LOC119481443 gene encoding calponin homology domain-containing protein DDB_G0272472-like gives MSEYVESKVYPSEDFHSGSSEGQFNCELKDGEAGRTQSAPEERNLLQSSFHVRLREQDDVDWSRERKVMQMNMEFMKSELERLGGALQNAHGQGAKQWLFIKDQQILLNEMKGEIKALEQELCAEKVNKTFIELELEEALESEKTQSQKIHCELSKLREAVQAQEEQAKLRRKPPPCPPETRKRSRAVLVAELREQTEENTALVVALEEAEREKSSLSDLTKKQEDQIACLVSQLHVEKLRNTELAAALEAAEWELEAGRHQQQDKAQVEEELEKQQVDTKRLSKVVDQSEDSPRTKTCFFCKDKKSTAEEATAGYIDLILSQLEQQKQKKQKLAAVLKKTEQGNSSFSAQLQGANLAQPDARIQITKDLMADLTRKLEGQTATFVAQLHEQKLRNTELLDALEAAEWELLAGWRQQQDIALVEEELEMLRVETEGLAKVVDQSKQLPRTQPSNKKSTIQESTEEHMALILSQLEQQKQKKQKLAATLEKAECEIEAGRIRWQEEAHVEEAHVEEELEKQQVETTNAATEEHIALILSKLERQRQKKKKLAAALKKAEQENSSLSAQLKDLTADLTRKHEAQTASFVAQLVEEKERNSTLAATLKKTKRELKDKSSLLQATEDLNETLREKEQEWNESESTLKTQLADLQNQIAKKKNKWLRRLFCCTTQH, from the coding sequence ATGTCGGAATACGTTGAATCCAAGGTTTACCCTTCAGAAGATTTCCACTCCGGTTCTTCGGAAGGTCAGTTTAATTGTGAACTGAAGGACGGCGAGGCGGGGCGAACCCAAAGTGCACCCGAGGAGAGAAACCTCCTCCAGTCCAGTTTCCACGTTCGGCTCCGAGAACAGGACGACGTCGACTGGAGCCGTGAGAGAAAAGTAATGCAGATGAATATGGAGTTCATGAAATCGGAGCTGGAGCGGCTCGGAGGCGCGCTCCAGAACGCCCATGGACAAGGTGCTAAGCAGTGGCTGTTCATAAAAGACCAGCAGATACTGCTTAACGAAATGAAGGGAGAGATTAAAGCCCTTGAACAGGAGCTCTGCGCTGAAAAGGTCAATAAAACCTTCATCGAGTTGGAACTGGAAGAAGCTCTGGAAAGCGAGAAGACTCAATCACAAAAGATACACTGTGAACTGAGCAAGCTGAGAGAAGCTGTCCAAGCACAGGAGGAGCAGGCCAAGCTGCGTCGCAAGcctcctccttgtcctcctGAGACCAGAAAAAGGTCAAGAGCCGTCCTTGTGGCTGAGCTTCGGGAGCAGACAGAGGAAAACACCGCCCTCGTGGTTGCTTTGGAGGAGGCCGAGCGGGAGAAGTCATCCCTCTCTGATCTGACTAAAAAGCAGGAAGATCAGATTGCCTGCTTGGTTTCTCAGCTTCATGTGGAAAAACTGAGAAACACAGAGCTCGCGGCCGCTCTGGAGGCGGCCGAATGGGAGCTCGAGGCCGGACGGCACCAGCAGCAGGACAAGGCGCAGGTCGAAGAAGAGCTGGAGAAGCAGCAAGTGGACACCAAAAGGTTGTCAAAAGTCGTGGATCAGTCTGAAGACTCGCCGCGGACTAAGACCTGCTTCTTCTGTAAAGACAAGAAAAGCACCGCCGAGGAGGCGACAGCGGGATACATCGACCTCATTCTGTCTCAGCTGGAACAACAAAAGCAGAAGAAACAGAAGCTCGCGGCTGTTCTGAAGAAGACCGAGCAGGGAAATTCATCCTTTTCAGCACAGCTTCAGGGTGCCAATCTTGCCCAGCCGGATGCTCGGATCCAAATCACCAAGGACCTCATGGCTGATCTGACTAGAAAGCTGGAAGGTCAGACTGCCACCTTTGTTGCTCAGCTTCATGAGCAAAAACTGAGAAACACCGAGCTCTTGGATGCTCTGGAGGCGGCCGAGTGGGAGCTGTTGGCCGGATGGCGCCAGCAGCAGGACATAGCGCTGGTTGAGGAAGAGCTGGAGATGCTGCGAGTGGAGACCGAAGGGTTGGCAAAAGTTGTGGATCAGTCCAAACAATTGCCGCGGACTCAGCCCTCCAACAAGAAAAGCACCATCCAGGAGTCGACAGAGGAACACATGGCCCTCATTCTGTCTCAGCTGGAACAACAAAAGCAGAAGAAACAGAAGCTCGCGGCTACTCTGGAGAAGGCTGAGTGTGAGATCGAGGCCGGACGGATCCGGTGGCAGGAAGAGGCGCATGTCGAAGAGGCGCATGTCGAAGAAGAGCTGGAGAAGCAGCAAGTGGAGACCACCAATGCGGCGACAGAGGAACACATCGCCCTCATTCTGTCTAAGCTGGAACGacaaaggcagaagaaaaagaagctcGCGGCTGCTCTGAAGAAAGCTGAGCAGGAAAATTCATCCCTCTCAGCACAGCTTAAGGACCTCACGGCTGATCTGACTAGAAAGCATGAAGCTCAGACCGCCTCCTTTGTTGCTCAGCTTGttgaggaaaaagagaggaacTCCACTCTCGCGGCTACTCTGAAGAAGACTAAGCGGGAGCTGAAGGACAAGTCATCCCTCCTTCAGGCCACAGAAGACCTCAACGAGACTCTGCGTGAAAAGGAGCAGGAGTGGAATGAGTCGGAGAGCACCCTGAAGACCCAGCTGGCTGATCTACAGAACCAGATCGCCAAGAAAAAGAACAAGTGGCTCAGGAGGCTCTTCTGCTGCACGACTCAACACTGA